From the genome of Miscanthus floridulus cultivar M001 chromosome 10, ASM1932011v1, whole genome shotgun sequence, one region includes:
- the LOC136489451 gene encoding uncharacterized protein, which yields MAGSQDPNVTKSTEYDLKKYLLLLATLVATVTYAAGLNLPGGSWQEDTPGGQVAGDSILRDTNYRRYIVFYCFNAISFAASLVVGLLLLVLHKGTTVYLLLVLQTVMVLDLLCLVGAYAAGSSHDSFTTLCGIAVLVSAVSAYATVVFLSVVLVRIRPTLRLVSTVGRHDEAEKALAGSEREILLVLAIFAATIAYVAGLNPPGGFWRSTEEGHHTAGDPVLQALHPRRYRVFFVCNTTAFIASLLAIMLIVDRKKYRLNFKGSTTVTYVAMYVCILTALLGLGAAYAAGSCRDSKHTIYVLCLVAPVVACIIVPKILIDKNNLTDDKNESNPNITNENQSNCRDDKNGHNDLLGKTRECVQLLAALAATIAYQAGVDPPGGVWSEKGAGHSVGDPILLTTHHGRFEVFFYFNSAAFVASLVIMAMLQKESLLRLHVLEKAIILDLFALVGAYATGSCRDTSTSIYTVAMAGAVLIYVVIHIVFFTTAERSGGHQELDEYREVLLLLAILAATLTYQAGLTPPGGFWEKDDDRSGHRAGFPVLQDKYPRRYKAFFYCNAASFMASVALILLLLNANLYRPGIRCYALYVCMVAGMFGLMAAYAAGSSLHLRTSIISLALVIAVFAALVCLAIRLYHVNNKRYSDGDDEPTAQGEDEEEERKAMAKAKAKKDNMMLEYLMLVGILGASVTYLTGLKPPGGLWREDGDGHSAGNPVLYDISKPRYNAFFYSNSTSFMASIVVMALLLLQWLDGRLRRMPLWPMHTAMFLGMVALLVAYAAGSARDACTSWKVIVLLVPIVGFVMCLFAFNKKKQEVQDQMNPDSA from the exons ATGGCCGGTTCACAAGACCCAAACGTTACAAAATCGACGGAGTACGATCTGAAGAAGTACCTGCTGCTGCTGGCCACCCTGGTGGCGACGGTGACCTACGCGGCGGGGCTCAACCTCCCCGGGGGTTCCTGGCAGGAGGACACGCCGGGAGGGCAGGTGGCCGGCGACTCCATCCTCCGGGACACCAACTACAGGCGCTACATCGTCTTCTACTGCTTCAACGCCATCTCCTTCGCGGCGTCGCTCGTggtcggcctcctcctcctcgtcctacaCAAGGGCACCACGGTGTACCTGCTCCTCGTCCTGCAGACGGTGATGGTGCTCGACCTGCTCTGCCTCGTGGGGGCCTACGCCGCCGGGAGCAGCCACGACAGCTTCACCACCCTCTGCGGTATCGCCGTGCTGGTCTCCGCGGTCTCCGCCTACGCCACCGTCGTCTTCTTGAGTGTCGTCCTCGTAAGAATCCGTCCTACACTACGTCTTGTGTCCACAGTAGGCCGACATGACGAAGCAGAGAAGGCACTAGCTGGCAGCGAGCGCGAGATCCTGCTGGTGCTCGCCATCTTCGCGGCGACCATCGCGTACGTGGCCGGGCTCAACCCGCCCGGCGGCTTCTGGCGGAGCACCGAGGAGGGCCACCACACCGCCGGCGACCCGGTGCTGCAGGCACTCCATCCCCGGCGCTACAGGGTTTTCTTCGTCTGCAACACCACCGCCTTCATCGCGTCACTCCTCGCCATCATGCTCATCGTCGACCGCAAGAAATACAGGCTCAACTTCAAGGGGAGTACAACAGTAACGTATGTTGCCATGTACGTGTGCATCCTCACAGCGCTCTTAGGCCTCGGGGCCGCCTACGCTGCTGGAAGCTGCAGGGACAGCAAACACACCATCTATGTTCTCTGCCTAGTTGCCCCAGTTGTTGCCTGCATCATTGTCCCCAAGATTCTGATCGACAAAAACAATCTTACCGACGACAAAAACGAAAGCAACCCCAACATAACGAACGAGAACCAAAG CAATTGCAGGGACGACAAAAACGGTCACAATGATCTTCTGGGCAAAACACGCGAATGCGTTCAGTTGCTCGCAGCTCTTGCGGCGACCATTGCTTACCAAGCAGGAGTAGATCCACCCGGTGGCGTGTGGTCAGAGAAGGGCGCTGGCCACAGCGTAGGAGACCCAATACTCTTGACCACTCACCATGGGCGGTTCGAGGTCTTCTTCTACTTCAACTCGGCAGCATTCGTGGCATCCCTCGTGATCATGGCAATGCTGCAGAAGGAGTCTCTGCTTAGACTCCATGTCCTGGAGAAAGCCATCATACTGGACTTGTTTGCCCTCGTCGGCGCATACGCTACCGGAAGCTGCAGGGACACGAGCACCTCCATCTACACGGTGGCCATGGCTGGAGCCGTCCTCATCTACGTGGTGATTCACATTGTCTTCTTCACGACAGCAGAGCGCAGtg GCGGTCACCAAGAGCTGGACGAGTACCGTGAGGTGCTGCTGCTTCTTGCAATCCTGGCCGCGACACTCACGTACCAGGCCGGCTTGACCCCGCCCGGTGGTTTCTGGGAGAAGGACGACGACAGGTCCGGGCACCGCGCGGGCTTCCCGGTCCTTCAGGACAAGTACCCTCGCCGCTACAAGGCGTTCTTCTACTGCAACGCGGCAAGCTTCATGGCGTCTGTGgcgctcatcctcctcctcctgaaTGCAAACCTGTATAGGCCAGGCATACGGTGCTACGCGCTGTATGTCTGCATGGTAGCGGGCATGTTCGGCCTCATGGCGGCCTACGCTGCCGGGAGCTCCCTGCACCTAAGGACCTCCATCATTTCGTTAGCACTGGTCATTGCAGTTTTTGCAGCTCTAGTCTGTCTGGCAATCAGACTTTATCATGTAAACAACAAGCGTTATTCAGACGGGGACGATGAACCGACAGCACAgggggaggacgaggaggaagaaCGAAAGGCGATGGCGAAGGCGAAGGCGAAGAAAGACAACATGATGCTGGAGTACCTGATGCTGGTAGGAATACTGGGTGCGAGCGTCACCTACCTGACGGGCCTGAAGCCGCCTGGTGGCCTGTGGAGGGAGGACGGCGACGGGCACTCCGCTGGCAACCCGGTCCTCTACGACATCAGCAAGCCGCGGTACAACGCCTTCTTCTACAGCAACTCTACTTCCTTCATGGCCTCAATTGTCGTCATGGCCCTGCTGCTGTTGCAGTGGCTTGACGGCCGCCTCCGCCGCATGCCACTCTGGCCGATGCACACGGCCATGTTTCTGGGCATGGTCGCCCTCCTGGTAGCCTACGCCGCAGGCAGCGCCCGGGACGCGTGCACGTCCTGGAAGGTCATCGTGCTGCTCGTCCCCATAGTGGGCTTCGTCATGTGCCTCTTCGCCTTCAACAAGAAAAAACAAGAAGTACAGGACCAAATGAATCCGGATTCTGCATAG
- the LOC136489450 gene encoding uncharacterized protein, which yields MEVFNRLLLWLDDHGFLTPLGVNAVRNRCSLYADDVVLFLAPVERDLQVLKGALELFGKASGLFCNLDKSVATPIVFSDQQMHMIQNTLSCRLEDFPCRYLGIPLSIFKLKRTYEQALVDAVAARIPQWKGRLLNVAGRTALARATLSAIPIHISIALCLSSWAIECIDKHRRAFIWCGEDNVGGGRCRVAWDAVCRPRDLGGLGVTDLRRTGSPSGYVGNGVSEQIQPVPGPAYRDVLRRQ from the coding sequence ATGGAGGTCTTCAACCGGTTGCTGCTGTGGCTGGATGACCACGGTTTTCTAACTCCGCTAGGGGTCAATGCTGTCCGAAATCGGTGCAGTCTTTATGCAGATGACGTGGTCTTGTTCCTTGCTCCGGTAGAGCGTGATCTACAGGTTCTAAAAGGGGCGCTGGAGCTATTTGGCAAGGCATCCGGTTTGTTCTGTAACTTGGACAAGAGTGTCGCCACGCCAATTGTTTTCTCGGATCAGCAGATGCACATGATCCAGAACACGCTGTCGTGCAGGCTTGAGGACTTCCCATGTCGCTATTTGGGTATTCCTCTGTCCATCTTCAAATTAAAACGGACATATGAACAAGCTTTGGTGGATGCCGTCGCGGCCAGGATCCCGCAGTGGAAGGGTCGGCTGTTAAATGTCGCAGGCCGAACAGCTCTTGCAAGAGCGACCCTCTCCGCCATTCCAATTCATATTTCAATTGCTCTGTGCCTATCCTCTTGGGCGATCGAGTGCATTGACAAGCACCGCCGGGCGTTCATCTGGTGCGGTGAAGACAACGTTGGTGGTGGCAGGTGCCGGGTTGCCTGGGATGCTGTTTGCAGACCCCGGGACCTGGGAGGTCTTGGAGTTACTGACCTGCGGCGCACTGGTTCTCCCTCAGGTTACGTTGGAAATGGCGTGAGCGAACAGATACAACCTGTGCCTGGGCCGGCTTACAGGGACGTACTGAGAAGGCAGTAG
- the LOC136489452 gene encoding uncharacterized protein: MADQNDEESGKAGKKNPPPPSISPMDIGASTSTSAEYQLKKYLVLLATLVATVAYVAGLNPPGGSWLKDHTDTLSRHLAGDSILRETNYIRYIVFYCFNAISFAASLVVSLLLLLLHRGDQGWLLKLTRAVMVVDLLGLMGAYASGGSHDRFTTVCAAGLVGATFACISFVVPSMVFKQDKAATATRSLGDNHEHDHYHEHDHEQSKHEILLVLAIFVATIAYVAGLNPPGGFWRSTEEGHHTAGDPVLQGFHPIRYKQFFFFSNTAAFVTSLLASTFTAYEKVDLKAVKVPLCGLIITAILGLAGAYASGSCRDSNHTGYVLALIVPVLGCIFLQRFLAIKLQHHFSFGCGYADALCNTHLYLCKA, translated from the coding sequence ATGGCAGATCAGAACGATGAGGAGTCGGGTAAAGCAGGGAAGAAGAACCCGCCACCTCCATCGATATCACCAATGGACATCGGCGCATCGACATCGACATCGGCGGAGTACCAGCTGAAGAAGTACCTAGTGCTGCTGGCCACCCTGGTGGCGACGGTGGCCTATGTGGCGGGGCTCAACCCGCCGGGGGGTTCCTGGCTGAAGGACCACACCGACACGTTGTCGCGGCACTTGGCCGGCGACTCCATCCTCCGCGAGACCAACTACATCCGCTACATCGTCTTCTACTGCTTCAACGCCATCTCCTTCGCGGCGTCGctcgtcgtcagcctcctgctcctcctcctgcacaGGGGCGACCAGGGCTGGCTGCTCAAGCTCACGCGGGCAGTCATGGTGGTCGACCTGCTCGGCCTCATGGGCGCCTACGCCTCCGGAGGCAGCCACGACAGGTTCACCACGGTCTGCGCCGCCGGGCTGGTCGGCGCCACCTTTGCTTGCATCAGCTTCGTCGTCCCCAGCATGGTATTTAAACAAGACAAGGCGGCAACCGCAACGCGGTCGCTGGGCGACAACCACGAGCACGACCACTACCACGAGCACGACCACGAGCAGTCCAAGCACGAGATCCTGCTGGTGCTCGCCATCTTCGTGGCCACCATCGCGTACGTGGCCGGGTTGAACCCACCGGGTGGCTTCTGGCGGAGCACGGAGGAAGGTCACCACACCGCCGGCGACCCCGTACTGCAGGGCTTCCATCCGATCCGCTACAAGCAGTTCTTCTTCTTCAGCAACACCGCCGCCTTCGTCACGTCACTGCTGGCTAGCACCTTCACCGCCTACGAGAAGGTGGACCTCAAGGCTGTCAAGGTTCCGCTGTGTGGGCTCATCATCACGGCGATCTTGGGCCTCGCCGGTGCCTACGCCTCTGGGAGCTGCAGGGACAGCAACCACACCGGCTATGTTCTAGCCCTAATTGTCCCAGTTCTTGGCTGCATCTTTCTACAACGGTTTCTTGCCATCAAGCTGCAACATCACTTCAGCTTTGGTTGCGGGTATGCAGATGCACTATGCAATACTCATCTTTATCTTTGCAAAGCGTAG